From Acidianus brierleyi:
CATACGTTCCATGTCCAGTAATTAGCCTAGGATCTTCGATTCTTTTTATTGGTTGACCGATATAATGCATATATTTATGCATATTTTCGAGTTTATATTTTCTTTACTCTTAATATTGATGATGGATGAGTAGATAATATAGAAGAAGAAGGATCGCCATAATTATTTATTAACAAAACAAGAGCTTCTTTACTTGTTAATTTTACAGCATATTTGTCAGCTTCTAGTTCAAATTTCCTAGAAAGAAATCTTTGAACCAAAAATCCTAAAAGAAGAAATAATAGAGCAATTAAAGGTATATTTAAAAGCGAAAAGAATCCTATAAGTATTAGCGATATGATGAATAAATTTTTGATATGATGCTTCATTTTTATGTGACCAAGTTCATGCGCTATCGCG
This genomic window contains:
- a CDS encoding M48 family metallopeptidase, with translation MNSFSFVIVPLVILYISYFGISRIYSRHYREVYVEGIDELKSKSNVNFSLRIKDSKDINAFSTSGNTIIVTSSLLNLDKKEIMAAIAHELGHIKMKHHIKNLFIISLILIGFFSLLNIPLIALLFLLLGFLVQRFLSRKFELEADKYAVKLTSKEALVLLINNYGDPSSSILSTHPSSILRVKKI